The nucleotide window ACCAAATGGCCATCGATAAGGCCGGTCTGACTGGTGAAGAAACTGTTATCGATGCATACTGTGGTATTGGGACAATCTCCCTAGCGTTGGCTAAGCATGCCAAGCAGGTACTGGGTGTCGATGTGGTTGCTGAAGCGATTGAAGATGCTAAGGTCAATGCGCAAAAGAATCACTTGGCCAACGTAACCTTTGCTGTGGCAAAGGCGGAAACGCAAATGGCCCAATGGCAAGAGGATGGCGTTAAGCCTGATGTTGTCGTTGTTGATCCACCACGTAAGGGTCTGGCCGAAAGCCTGATTGATTCCACCGCTGAGATGGGGCCTAAGAAGGTTGTTTACGTGAGCTGTAATCCTGCTACGTTGGTCCGCGATGTGGCACGGTTCGAAGAACTGGGCTACGCGATTGATGGTCCAATCCAACCGGTTGACCAATTCCCACAAACGCCACACGTTGAAAGTGTCACCGTTTTAGTAAAGAAATAGTTTAGGTCACTGGCACCCACTAATCCGATTAGTGGGTGTTTTTTTGCGTCCGTTGACGGGTAACAGAGAGGGCACTTGGCTGTGTGCTGTGAGGATCGCTTAAAACCATCGAGCCTTGGCGGCAAGGGCTTCTCTCCGACAACCAGAGGCGAAGGGCTTAATGCAGTGATAATTTTAGTAAAAAACCTGTAAGCATCAGTAAACGATGCCTACAGGTTTTAATGGTGTCGCGTATTTTGGGCAATTAACTGAGCCTGAGCGAACTTGAGGACGGCTGCCTGTCGCTCAGTAGAAAGCTGAACGAATACAGTTTGGAAGCAGGCGTCACTGTGTAAGAAGGCGTCATTGAAACGCGGGTCAATTGCAGATTTGTTGCAGTCGAGGGCGTCAGCAATGCGCTGCACGTTTCCGGGGCTAGGGGTGGAACGCTGGGCAAAATAACCTGAAAGCGTGGAGGTGGGAATACCCGTCTTGGCAGCCAGGTCATTTTGTGTCATTTCTTGGCTGACCTTCTTTAAGTTCTGTGCGATGATTTGGCGAAGACTTCTCTCGAATGTCGTTAGTTTGTGACGGGGCACCGCAGTCACTCCTTAGTAAAATTTCTTAGTAAAAACCTTCCATTCGTCATTATAACGAATACGTTGTCTACAATCAAACAAAAGTATTAGGTGTACCATTTGGCGATTGACAAAACGAATAAAACCATTTATGATATGAAAGTGTTTCTAAGGAGGGTGCGTGATGGAGAACCTACAAATCACACTAGAAGCCGCCCGTCATAACGCTGGTTATTCTCAGAAAGAGGCTGCGGCCCAGCTGGGAGTTCACTATCAAACCTTGGCCGCCTGGGAGCGAGACAGCTCGAACATGGGGATTACGACCATTGATCGTCTGTCCGACTTGTACCAGATTCCTAAGGATTACCTTTTTTTTGGAAACAAAAACGATTTTATTCGTTCCTTGCGCCAGCGCGCGGCCAAAAAGTAAGGCAACACTTCCGTGGGGGAGTACCGGGCTGGTCCGGTAAATAAAACAGAAGAAGCTAACCAATCGTCTGAGACTAGTCTCGGACGATTTTTTCTTAGCATGATTTTTCGGGTGGTAATAGTTTAGGGGGACGAAGTTAGGCCGGCTTGGGTGGGGCTGATTAAGCCAGCCGTTTACCCTGAGGGGGGCTGGTTGAGCTGGTTTTGTACGGAGGTCGAGTAGAACATTAGTGACAACTAAGTAGCAACGACCGACCGCGGAGTGACCTTAACGAAAAAAATTAAAAAGAATTTTTACCAACAAAAATGCCCACTTGAACGTCATGCCCATGAACCAAGTCAATTATTTTAAAGTTTATGAAAGCTTGGTAGCACAACGATAATTATAGTAAAACGATATACCTAATTTGCAACGAATGAAAAATAATAATTTCACAATGTATGACTACCGTGAACATTGGTGCAGAGAAGGGGTTTACAAATGTGCAAGATTCCGGTATTCTATGATAGACAAATGAAAGGGGTTTCATACTATGACATTAACGACTGAAGAACTCGCAAAGTACATGGATCACACTAACTTAAAGGCGGATGCCACTGAGGCAAGTATCAAGCAAACTTGTGACGAAGCTGCCAAATATAACACGGCTTCTGTCTGTGTTAACTCCTACTGGATTCCGTTCGTTACTGAGCAATTAAAGAATACTGATGTCAATCCAATCGCTGTTGTTGGATTCCCACTAGGTGCAATGGCAACCCCTAGTGAGGTTTTTGAAGCAACTCAAGCAATCGAAGATGGTGCAGAAGAGATCGACATGGTGATCAACGTTGGTGAATTGAAGTCTGGCAACAACGAGGTCGTTGAAGCAGACATCAAGGCTTTGGCAACTGCCGTTCACGCAAAGGGTAAGTTACTGAAGGTTATCTTGGAAACCTGCTTGTTAAACAATGAAGAAATTGTTCGCGGTTGCCAACTGAGCGAAAAGGCCGGTGCAGACTTTGTGAAGACTTCTACTGGTTTTTCAACTGCTGGTGCTAAGTTGGAAGATGTTAAATTGATGCGCGAAACTGTGGGCAATCGTTTGGGCGTGAAAGCTTCCGGTGGTATTCACAGTAAGGATGAAGCTTTAGCCATGATTGATGCTGGTGCTAGTCGGTTAGGGGTCAGTGCGACAGTTGCCATCTTAACGGGTGAATCAGCACAGGCGAAGTCAGGTTACTAGAAGTTAATTTGTGAAAGCGGGGTTATCAGAATGAAGTACAAACGTATCTTTGGGTTAGTCATGGACTCTGTTGGTGCGGGAGCTGCACCAGACGCTGATAAATTTGGCGATGTCGGCTCCGATACCTTGGGTCACGTGGGTCATCATTTCGGTGGTAAATTGGCCTTACCAAATCTAGCAAAATTGGGATTGTCGAATTTACACGAAACACCAATCGAGGGTGTTCCTGTGGCTGAAGCACCTAAGGCTTACTACGGTAAGATGCGGGAAATTTCAGCCGGCAAGGATTCCATGGATGGTCACTGGGAAATGATGGGATTGCCTGTGCGACAAGCACTGGACACTTTTCCTAACGGGTTCCCCGCTGATATCATTGAAAAATTGGAAGCGTTCTCAGGGCGAAAAGTTATTGGTAACCGTCCAGAATCCGGGACAAAGATCATCGCAGAGCTGGGTGAACAACAGATGGCTAAGGGTGACCTGATTGTTTATACCTCTGGTGATTCGGTTCTCCAGATTGCGGCACACGAAGACGTGATTCCTTTGGCTGAGCTGTACAAGATTTGTGAATATGCTCGGTCCTTAGTCAACGGACCTGACTATCTGGTTGGCCGGATCATTGCGCGGCCATACGTTGGGCCAGATGCTGAACACTTTACACGGACCGCTAACCGCCGGGACTTTACGTTGGAACCAACTGGTGAAACGGATTTAGACCGGTTGCAAAGAGCAGGCATTCACGTGGTGGCTGTTGGTAAGACGAATGACATCTTCTCTGGTCATGGTATTGATGAAGGCTACCATAACGAAAGTAACATGGACGGGATGGATCACGTCGACCACGTTATGGCAGAAGACTTTACGGGCTTTTGTTTCATTAACTTAGTTGATTTTGATGCCATGTACGGCCATCGGCGGAATCCAGACGGGTTTGGTCAAGCACTGATGGACTTTGACGCCCGGTTAGGGACGGTCCTAGACAACATGCATGACGACGACCTCTTACTGATTACGGCCGATCATGGGAATGACCCAACCTTTAGAGGATCGGATCACACCCGTGAACAGGTGCCACTGTTGGCCTACTCACCAAGTTTTGAACAGGGTGGGAGTTTGGGTGTTCGTTCACCATTCTCTGACTTTGGAGCGACTGTGTTGGATAACTTTGGTGTGGCTGGTAACGAAGAAGGCCACAGTTTCTTAGCAGACTTGAAATAG belongs to Levilactobacillus yonginensis and includes:
- a CDS encoding phosphopentomutase; the encoded protein is MKYKRIFGLVMDSVGAGAAPDADKFGDVGSDTLGHVGHHFGGKLALPNLAKLGLSNLHETPIEGVPVAEAPKAYYGKMREISAGKDSMDGHWEMMGLPVRQALDTFPNGFPADIIEKLEAFSGRKVIGNRPESGTKIIAELGEQQMAKGDLIVYTSGDSVLQIAAHEDVIPLAELYKICEYARSLVNGPDYLVGRIIARPYVGPDAEHFTRTANRRDFTLEPTGETDLDRLQRAGIHVVAVGKTNDIFSGHGIDEGYHNESNMDGMDHVDHVMAEDFTGFCFINLVDFDAMYGHRRNPDGFGQALMDFDARLGTVLDNMHDDDLLLITADHGNDPTFRGSDHTREQVPLLAYSPSFEQGGSLGVRSPFSDFGATVLDNFGVAGNEEGHSFLADLK
- a CDS encoding helix-turn-helix transcriptional regulator; the protein is MENLQITLEAARHNAGYSQKEAAAQLGVHYQTLAAWERDSSNMGITTIDRLSDLYQIPKDYLFFGNKNDFIRSLRQRAAKK
- the deoC gene encoding deoxyribose-phosphate aldolase, with the protein product MTLTTEELAKYMDHTNLKADATEASIKQTCDEAAKYNTASVCVNSYWIPFVTEQLKNTDVNPIAVVGFPLGAMATPSEVFEATQAIEDGAEEIDMVINVGELKSGNNEVVEADIKALATAVHAKGKLLKVILETCLLNNEEIVRGCQLSEKAGADFVKTSTGFSTAGAKLEDVKLMRETVGNRLGVKASGGIHSKDEALAMIDAGASRLGVSATVAILTGESAQAKSGY
- a CDS encoding helix-turn-helix domain-containing protein, whose translation is MPRHKLTTFERSLRQIIAQNLKKVSQEMTQNDLAAKTGIPTSTLSGYFAQRSTPSPGNVQRIADALDCNKSAIDPRFNDAFLHSDACFQTVFVQLSTERQAAVLKFAQAQLIAQNTRHH